A single genomic interval of Cupriavidus sp. MP-37 harbors:
- a CDS encoding aspartate kinase, producing MALIVHKYGGTSMGSTERIKNVAKRVAKWHRAGHRVVVVPSAMSGETNRLLGLAKEISPQPDPRELDMLASTGEQASVALLAIALHGEDIDAVSYTGWQVPVKTDSSYTKARIESIDDERILADLDAGRVVVITGFQGIDDDGNITTLGRGGSDTSAVAIAAAIEADECLIYTDVDGVYTTDPRVVEDARRLDQITFEEMLEMASLGSKVLQIRSVEFAGKYRVKTRVLSSLTDPLMPLEQEMHSGTLITFEEEDSTMEAAVISGIAFARDEAKITVLGVPDKPGIAYQILGPVADANIDVDMIIQNQSVDGKTDFTFTVPRGEYQRALAILNDGVKAHIGAGSVSGDPKVSKVSVVGVGMRSHVGIASKMFRTLSEEGINIQMISTSEIKISVLIDEKYMELAVRALHKAFELEQA from the coding sequence ATGGCTCTCATCGTTCACAAATACGGCGGCACTTCGATGGGTTCCACGGAACGCATCAAGAATGTCGCCAAGCGCGTGGCCAAGTGGCACCGCGCCGGTCACCGCGTAGTCGTGGTGCCTTCGGCCATGTCGGGCGAGACCAATCGCCTGCTGGGACTCGCCAAGGAAATTTCGCCCCAGCCCGATCCGCGTGAACTGGACATGCTCGCCTCCACCGGCGAACAGGCCAGCGTGGCGCTGCTCGCGATCGCCCTGCACGGCGAGGACATCGACGCCGTCAGCTACACCGGCTGGCAGGTTCCGGTGAAGACCGATTCGTCCTACACCAAGGCCCGCATCGAATCGATCGACGACGAGCGCATCCTGGCCGACCTCGACGCCGGCCGCGTGGTGGTGATCACCGGCTTCCAGGGCATCGACGACGACGGCAACATCACCACGCTGGGCCGCGGCGGCTCGGACACCTCGGCCGTGGCCATCGCCGCCGCCATCGAAGCCGACGAGTGCCTGATCTACACCGACGTCGACGGCGTCTACACCACCGACCCGCGCGTGGTCGAGGACGCGCGCCGCCTGGACCAGATCACCTTCGAGGAAATGCTGGAAATGGCCAGCCTGGGCTCCAAGGTGCTGCAGATCCGCTCGGTGGAGTTCGCCGGCAAGTACCGCGTCAAGACCCGCGTGCTGTCGTCGCTGACCGACCCGCTTATGCCGCTCGAGCAGGAAATGCACTCGGGCACGCTGATCACTTTTGAGGAAGAAGACTCCACCATGGAAGCCGCTGTCATCTCCGGCATCGCCTTTGCCCGCGACGAAGCCAAGATCACCGTCCTGGGCGTGCCCGACAAGCCCGGCATCGCCTACCAGATCCTGGGCCCGGTCGCCGACGCCAATATCGACGTCGACATGATCATCCAGAACCAGTCCGTCGACGGCAAGACCGACTTCACCTTCACCGTGCCGCGCGGCGAGTACCAGCGCGCGCTGGCGATCCTGAACGACGGCGTGAAGGCGCACATCGGCGCCGGCAGCGTGTCGGGCGACCCCAAGGTGTCGAAGGTGTCGGTGGTGGGCGTGGGCATGCGCTCGCACGTCGGCATCGCCAGCAAGATGTTCCGCACGCTGTCGGAAGAGGGCATCAACATCCAGATGATCTCCACCTCGGAAATCAAGATCTCGGTGCTGATCGACGAGAAGTACATGGAACTGGCCGTGCGCGCGCTGCACAAGGCCTTCGAACTGGAACAGGCGTGA
- the tilS gene encoding tRNA lysidine(34) synthetase TilS, which yields MASSRKPAPRTDPSARLTDKVAQALQASAAFVVSGAATAAAPTIAVALSGGRDSVALLHAARAAVARAGEGTGEGGRVVALHVHHGLQAEADDWDRFCAALCTQWQVGYFVRRVSVRPAAGEGVEAAARRARYAALAAMCADSGARLLLFAHHQDDQVETVLLRLFRGAGVAGMAGMPALRPLDPRSGVMLLRPWLEVPRAGIEAYCAANGLQWVDDPSNADERYARNALRAQLPALQAAFPGLAANVVQAAAHFAQAGALIDQLAATALATLVRAGRDADTLSELDLPGLRALPAAQADAVLRLWLRDLGVRAPSTARLAAMRVQLVAHAGGEPAIAHEGLVLRRFRERVLACVPPPAVAPAPVLLDWRGEARIVVPAWRGELRFVRDDTFGVPEAVLRQPLRLAARSGGERIVLRPGGPARALKQACQEAGIPAWRRAWLPLLWAGGTLVLAAGLGMHRRWPDAAPAPRWRVAWHAQAPAVAMPPR from the coding sequence ATGGCAAGTTCAAGGAAACCGGCGCCCAGGACTGACCCGTCCGCGCGCCTGACCGACAAGGTCGCACAGGCCCTGCAGGCCAGTGCGGCCTTTGTTGTTTCTGGCGCCGCGACGGCGGCGGCGCCGACGATTGCGGTGGCGCTGTCGGGCGGGCGCGACTCGGTTGCGCTGCTGCATGCCGCGCGCGCGGCGGTGGCCCGGGCGGGCGAGGGGACGGGCGAAGGGGGGCGCGTGGTCGCGCTGCACGTCCACCACGGCTTGCAGGCCGAGGCCGACGACTGGGACCGCTTCTGCGCCGCGCTGTGCACGCAGTGGCAGGTGGGCTATTTCGTGCGGCGCGTGTCGGTGCGGCCGGCGGCGGGCGAGGGCGTCGAAGCCGCCGCGCGCCGCGCGCGCTACGCCGCGCTGGCGGCGATGTGCGCCGACAGCGGCGCGCGCCTGCTGCTGTTTGCCCACCACCAGGACGACCAGGTCGAGACCGTGCTGCTGCGGCTGTTCCGCGGTGCCGGCGTGGCCGGCATGGCGGGCATGCCGGCGCTGCGCCCGCTGGACCCGCGCAGCGGCGTGATGCTGCTGCGTCCGTGGCTGGAGGTGCCCCGCGCCGGCATCGAGGCCTACTGCGCCGCCAACGGGCTGCAATGGGTCGACGATCCGTCCAATGCCGATGAGCGCTACGCGCGCAACGCCTTGCGCGCGCAGCTGCCAGCGCTGCAGGCGGCGTTTCCGGGGCTGGCCGCCAACGTGGTGCAGGCGGCCGCGCATTTTGCCCAGGCCGGCGCGCTGATCGACCAGCTGGCCGCCACCGCGCTGGCGACCCTGGTGCGTGCCGGCCGCGACGCCGACACGCTGTCCGAACTCGACCTGCCGGGCCTGCGCGCCTTGCCTGCGGCGCAGGCCGACGCGGTGCTGCGGCTGTGGCTGCGCGACCTCGGCGTGCGCGCTCCCTCGACCGCGCGGCTGGCGGCGATGCGCGTGCAACTGGTGGCGCACGCCGGCGGCGAGCCGGCGATCGCGCACGAGGGCCTGGTGCTGCGCCGCTTCCGCGAGCGCGTGCTGGCCTGCGTGCCGCCGCCGGCGGTGGCGCCGGCGCCGGTGCTGCTGGACTGGCGCGGCGAGGCCCGTATCGTGGTGCCGGCCTGGCGCGGCGAACTCCGTTTCGTGCGCGACGACACCTTCGGCGTGCCCGAAGCGGTGCTGCGGCAGCCGTTGCGCCTGGCCGCGCGCAGCGGCGGCGAGCGCATCGTGCTGCGCCCCGGCGGCCCGGCCCGGGCGCTGAAGCAGGCCTGCCAGGAAGCCGGCATTCCCGCCTGGCGCCGGGCCTGGCTGCCGCTGCTGTGGGCCGGCGGCACGCTGGTGCTGGCCGCCGGCCTGGGCATGCATCGCCGCTGGCCAGATGCCGCGCCGGCGCCGCGCTGGCGCGTGGCGTGGCATGCGCAGGCGCCCGCCGTGGCGATGCCGCCGCGCTGA
- a CDS encoding acetyl-CoA carboxylase carboxyltransferase subunit alpha: MKTTFLDFEQPIAELEAKIEELRFVQDDSAVDISEEISRLAGKSQQLTKDIYANLTPWQVAQIARHPQRPYTLDYVREIFTDFHELHGDRTFADDLSIIGGLARFNGQSCMVIGHQKGRDTKERAMRNFGMPKPEGYRKAKRLMELADKFGLPIFTFVDTPGAFPGIDAEERGQSEAIGHNLYVMAGLKVPLIATIIGEGGSGGALAIAVGDVVQMLQFATYAVISPEGCASILWKTAEKAPEAAEALGLTAHRLKALGLIDKIVSEPLGGAHRDYKGMAALLKRSLAESLRQFQGMSVKELQARRYERLLAYGKFKETGAQD, translated from the coding sequence ATGAAAACCACCTTCCTGGATTTTGAGCAGCCCATTGCCGAACTCGAGGCAAAGATCGAAGAACTGCGCTTCGTGCAGGACGATTCGGCTGTCGATATTTCCGAAGAGATTTCGCGGCTGGCCGGCAAGAGCCAGCAGCTGACCAAAGACATCTATGCCAACCTGACCCCGTGGCAGGTTGCGCAAATCGCCCGCCACCCCCAGCGCCCCTATACGCTGGACTACGTGCGCGAGATCTTTACCGATTTCCACGAACTGCACGGCGACCGCACCTTTGCCGACGACCTGTCGATCATCGGCGGGCTGGCGCGCTTCAATGGCCAGTCGTGCATGGTGATCGGGCACCAGAAGGGCCGCGACACGAAAGAGCGCGCCATGCGCAATTTCGGCATGCCCAAGCCCGAGGGCTACCGCAAGGCCAAGCGCCTGATGGAACTGGCCGACAAGTTCGGCCTGCCGATCTTCACCTTCGTCGACACCCCGGGCGCATTCCCCGGCATCGACGCCGAAGAGCGCGGCCAGTCCGAGGCCATCGGCCATAACCTGTATGTGATGGCCGGCCTCAAGGTGCCGCTGATCGCCACCATCATCGGCGAAGGCGGTTCGGGCGGCGCGCTGGCCATCGCCGTGGGCGACGTGGTGCAGATGCTGCAGTTCGCCACCTACGCGGTGATCTCGCCGGAAGGCTGCGCCTCGATCCTGTGGAAGACCGCCGAGAAGGCGCCCGAGGCCGCCGAGGCACTGGGCCTGACCGCGCACCGGCTGAAGGCGCTGGGCCTGATCGACAAGATCGTGAGCGAGCCGCTGGGCGGCGCGCATCGCGACTACAAGGGCATGGCGGCGCTGCTCAAGCGCTCGCTGGCCGAGTCGCTGCGCCAGTTCCAGGGCATGAGCGTGAAGGAGTTGCAGGCGCGCCGCTACGAGCGCCTGCTGGCCTATGGCAAGTTCAAGGAAACCGGCGCCCAGGACTGA
- a CDS encoding DNA-3-methyladenine glycosylase: MNAAARKPAAATPPASAGRAKAAGPRPGKAGAREAPLPDGKDTGKDTGKDTSRPAAKTARNARTVLPEAQAVPLPVETVVDAVRPAYWDEACADLMKRDRILRKMIPTYGPAHLVSRGDPFVTLARAVVGQQISVKAAQSVWERLHAVCPRLAPAQFLRAGTEKLAGCGVSKRKAEYLIDLAGHFKAGTVHVAQWAQMDDEAVIAELTQIRGIGRWTAEMFLMFNLMRPNVLPLDDVGLINAISANYFSGEPVTRSEAREVAANWEPWRTVATWYMWRSLDPLPVTY, from the coding sequence TTGAACGCTGCCGCGCGCAAGCCCGCCGCCGCCACGCCGCCCGCCAGCGCGGGTCGGGCGAAGGCGGCCGGCCCGCGTCCGGGCAAGGCCGGCGCCAGGGAGGCGCCGCTGCCGGACGGCAAGGACACCGGCAAGGACACCGGCAAGGACACATCGCGGCCCGCGGCAAAGACCGCGCGCAACGCCAGGACCGTGCTGCCCGAGGCGCAAGCGGTGCCGCTGCCGGTCGAGACCGTGGTCGACGCGGTGCGCCCCGCCTACTGGGACGAGGCGTGCGCTGACCTGATGAAGCGCGACCGCATCCTGCGCAAGATGATCCCGACCTACGGGCCCGCGCACCTGGTGTCGCGCGGCGACCCGTTCGTCACGCTGGCGCGCGCGGTGGTGGGCCAGCAGATCTCGGTCAAGGCGGCGCAGTCGGTATGGGAGCGCCTGCACGCGGTCTGTCCGCGGCTGGCACCGGCGCAGTTCCTGCGCGCCGGCACCGAGAAGCTGGCCGGGTGCGGCGTGTCCAAGCGCAAGGCGGAATACCTGATCGACCTGGCCGGGCACTTCAAGGCGGGCACCGTGCACGTCGCGCAGTGGGCGCAGATGGATGACGAGGCCGTCATCGCCGAGCTGACGCAGATCCGCGGCATCGGGCGCTGGACCGCCGAGATGTTCCTGATGTTCAACCTGATGCGGCCCAACGTGCTGCCGCTCGACGATGTCGGGCTGATCAACGCCATCTCCGCCAATTACTTCAGCGGCGAACCGGTCACGCGCAGCGAGGCGCGCGAGGTGGCGGCCAACTGGGAGCCTTGGCGCACCGTGGCCACGTGGTATATGTGGCGCAGCCTCGACCCGTTGCCTGTGACGTATTGA
- the cysS gene encoding cysteine--tRNA ligase has protein sequence MQPLNIYNTLAREKQPFVPIEPGKVRMYVCGMTVYDYCHVGHARVMVVFDMVHRWLRAAGYEVTYVQNITDIDDKIIRRAVENGETIGELTTRFIQYMHEDAAALGVIRPDHEPRATDYVPHMLDMIGKLEAKGLAYQASDGDVNYSVRKFDGYGKLSGKSLEDLRAGERVSANDAKQDPLDFVLWKSAKASEPPESKWDSKWGAGRPGWHIECSAMSCALLGEHFDIHGGGADLQFPHHENEIAQSEGASGKPFVNLWMHNGFVRINDEKMSKSLGNFFTIREVLKAYDAEVVRFFILRAHYRSPLNYSDAHLDDARHALTRLYTALKDSQPGGCAVDWDEPHAKRFAEAMGDDFNTPIAMSVLFDLASEINRTGSTAAARQLKGLAGTLGLLERDPHTFLQGGKADHGPTPDEIEKQIAARKTAKAARNFAEADRIRAELLAAGIVLEDKPGGATEWRRA, from the coding sequence ATGCAGCCTTTGAACATCTACAACACGCTCGCGCGTGAGAAGCAGCCATTCGTGCCAATCGAACCCGGCAAGGTCCGCATGTATGTGTGCGGCATGACCGTGTACGACTACTGCCACGTCGGCCACGCGCGCGTGATGGTGGTGTTCGACATGGTGCACCGGTGGCTGCGCGCGGCCGGCTACGAGGTGACGTATGTGCAGAACATCACCGACATCGACGACAAGATCATCCGCCGCGCCGTCGAGAACGGCGAGACCATCGGCGAGCTGACCACGCGCTTCATCCAGTACATGCATGAGGATGCGGCGGCGCTGGGCGTGATCCGTCCCGACCACGAGCCGCGCGCCACCGACTACGTGCCGCACATGCTCGACATGATCGGCAAGCTCGAGGCCAAGGGCCTGGCCTACCAGGCCAGCGACGGCGACGTGAATTACTCGGTGCGCAAGTTCGACGGCTACGGCAAGCTGTCGGGCAAGTCGCTGGAAGACCTGCGCGCCGGCGAGCGTGTCAGCGCCAATGATGCCAAGCAGGATCCGCTCGACTTCGTGCTGTGGAAGTCCGCCAAGGCCAGCGAGCCGCCCGAGAGCAAGTGGGACTCCAAATGGGGCGCGGGCCGCCCGGGCTGGCACATTGAATGCTCTGCGATGAGCTGCGCGCTGCTGGGCGAGCATTTCGACATCCATGGCGGCGGGGCGGATCTGCAGTTCCCGCACCACGAGAACGAGATCGCGCAGTCCGAAGGGGCCAGCGGCAAGCCCTTCGTCAACCTGTGGATGCACAACGGCTTCGTGCGCATCAACGACGAGAAAATGTCCAAGTCGCTTGGCAATTTTTTCACCATCCGCGAAGTGCTGAAGGCGTACGACGCCGAGGTCGTGCGCTTCTTCATCCTGCGCGCGCACTACCGCAGCCCGCTCAATTACAGCGACGCGCACCTGGACGATGCGCGCCATGCCCTGACGCGCCTGTACACCGCGCTCAAGGACAGCCAGCCGGGCGGCTGCGCGGTGGACTGGGACGAGCCCCACGCCAAGCGCTTTGCCGAGGCCATGGGCGACGACTTCAACACGCCGATCGCGATGTCGGTGCTGTTCGACCTGGCCAGCGAGATCAACCGCACCGGCTCGACCGCGGCCGCGCGCCAGCTCAAGGGGCTGGCCGGCACGCTGGGCCTGCTCGAGCGTGATCCGCATACCTTCCTGCAGGGCGGCAAGGCCGACCACGGCCCGACGCCCGACGAGATCGAGAAGCAGATCGCGGCGCGCAAGACCGCCAAGGCGGCGCGCAACTTTGCCGAGGCGGACCGCATCCGCGCCGAGTTGCTGGCAGCGGGCATCGTGCTGGAAGACAAGCCGGGCGGTGCCACCGAGTGGAGGCGTGCTTGA
- a CDS encoding tetratricopeptide repeat protein: protein MSLPLPSPLSAVSAVSAVPAARACRRAARAVLPLLALAAALAGPASAQNGPLSLAVPTSPVGGIQSTDPGMGEAQQAANARRYEDAIKGFDRVLAANPRNAQARFQRAWALAQSGREDEAIQAFSEMAQDFPELPEPHNNLALLYAKRGDLKRAEAELLLATEVKPAFAVGYTNLGDVYRRLAEQAYTEALRRNPGDARASAGLRQLAPASAVAAPPKPAPAATGRKAAPAGRQSPASAPAAN from the coding sequence ATGAGCCTGCCGCTGCCCTCCCCGCTTTCCGCCGTTTCTGCCGTTTCCGCCGTCCCCGCTGCGCGCGCGTGCCGGCGCGCAGCGCGCGCCGTCCTGCCGCTGCTGGCCCTGGCCGCGGCGCTGGCGGGTCCCGCGTCCGCGCAGAACGGACCGCTGTCGCTGGCCGTGCCGACCTCGCCGGTCGGCGGCATCCAGTCGACCGACCCGGGCATGGGCGAGGCCCAGCAAGCCGCCAACGCACGCCGCTACGAGGACGCCATCAAGGGCTTCGACCGCGTGCTCGCCGCCAATCCGCGCAATGCGCAGGCCCGCTTCCAGCGCGCCTGGGCGCTGGCCCAGTCGGGCCGCGAGGACGAAGCGATCCAGGCCTTCAGCGAGATGGCGCAGGACTTTCCCGAGCTGCCCGAGCCGCACAACAACCTGGCGCTGCTCTATGCCAAGCGCGGCGACCTGAAGCGCGCCGAGGCCGAACTGCTGCTGGCCACCGAGGTCAAGCCGGCGTTTGCGGTCGGCTACACCAACCTGGGCGACGTCTACCGCCGCCTGGCCGAGCAGGCCTACACCGAAGCGCTGCGCCGCAATCCCGGCGATGCCCGCGCCAGTGCCGGCCTGCGCCAGCTGGCCCCGGCGTCCGCCGTGGCAGCGCCGCCCAAGCCGGCACCCGCGGCCACGGGCCGCAAGGCCGCGCCGGCCGGGCGCCAGTCTCCTGCCAGCGCCCCCGCCGCGAACTGA
- a CDS encoding peptidylprolyl isomerase has product MIRSRRILLAGLAAGALALSSFSALAQQKAAERVQFVTSAGKFTVELYPEAAPKTVANFLEYVKSGFYSGTIFHRVINGFMVQGGGFDRDMKEKPTRAPIPLEARNGLKNKAGTVAMARTSNPDSATAQFFVNVVDNPNLDYPQPDGNGYAVFGKVVEGMDTIDKIKAVPTTAYGPMRNVPAAPIVIESATVVK; this is encoded by the coding sequence ATGATCCGTTCCCGTCGCATCCTCCTGGCCGGCCTTGCCGCCGGCGCCCTGGCGCTGTCCTCGTTCAGCGCGCTGGCCCAGCAGAAGGCCGCCGAGCGCGTCCAGTTCGTCACCAGCGCCGGCAAGTTCACGGTCGAGCTCTATCCCGAGGCCGCGCCCAAGACCGTTGCGAACTTCCTGGAATATGTGAAGAGCGGCTTCTACAGTGGCACCATCTTCCACCGCGTGATCAACGGCTTCATGGTGCAGGGCGGCGGCTTCGACCGCGACATGAAGGAAAAGCCGACGCGCGCGCCGATCCCGCTGGAAGCCCGCAACGGCCTGAAGAACAAGGCCGGCACGGTTGCCATGGCGCGCACCAGCAACCCGGATTCGGCCACCGCGCAGTTCTTCGTCAATGTGGTGGATAATCCGAATCTCGACTACCCGCAGCCGGACGGCAATGGCTATGCCGTCTTCGGCAAGGTGGTGGAAGGCATGGACACGATCGACAAGATCAAGGCCGTGCCGACCACCGCCTACGGCCCGATGCGCAATGTGCCGGCCGCGCCGATCGTGATCGAGTCGGCCACCGTCGTCAAATAA